A genomic region of Arachis stenosperma cultivar V10309 chromosome 9, arast.V10309.gnm1.PFL2, whole genome shotgun sequence contains the following coding sequences:
- the LOC130949570 gene encoding uncharacterized protein LOC130949570 encodes MTHSLPDPNLPIFDPEIKRIISRIRRAKRRLVLSEDESEPSVEEETSPRSTDSVVLRAEDMAARRATIQEEGAPDFTMQPFQAHHPSVATDFEIKTTLLNLMPKFHGLPAQEPIKHLRDFQAACSIVRRDGTDETSILLKSKRVLQQEDNMVASTHNFYDRPNQGYNQGGNNNRGWQDNSNQNWRDNNNRGGRDNQENQRWNNNNNRQQNQPYRAPHLRQNQRPQNNQQ; translated from the exons ATGACGCATTCACTACCTGACCCCAACTTGCCAATATTTGATCCTGAAATTAAAAGGATTATTTCACGAATAAGGCGAGCTAAGCGTCGGTTAGTCCTCTCTGAGGACGAATCTGAACCGTCGGTTGAGGAAGAAACCAGCCCCCGTTCTACTGATTCGGTTGTTTTACGTGCAGAAGACATGGCAGCTAGGAGAGCTACcatccaggaggaaggagctcCTGATTTTACGATGCAACCGTTTCAAGCGCATCATCCATCAGTAGCTACAGATTTCGAAATAAAGACCACACTGCTAAatttgatgcccaagtttcatggcttacctgctcaagagcccaTCAAGCACTTGAGAGATTTCCAGGCAGCTTGTTCTATTGTCAGGCGTGATGGTACTGATGAAACTTCAATTTTGCTGAaaagcaagagagtg CTTCAACAAGAAGACAACATGGTGGCATCCACtcataatttctatgaccgccccaaccaagggtacaatcaaggtggaaATAATAACCGTGGATGGCAGGACAATTCTAACCAGAATTGGAGGGACAAcaataacagaggaggcagagacaATCAGgaaaatcagaggtggaataataacaacaacaggCAGCAGAATCAACCTTACAGAGCACCTCACCTGAGGCAAAACCAAAGACCACAGAATAATCAACAGTAG